One window of Camelina sativa cultivar DH55 chromosome 4, Cs, whole genome shotgun sequence genomic DNA carries:
- the LOC104780706 gene encoding LOW QUALITY PROTEIN: mitochondrial phosphate carrier protein 2, mitochondrial-like (The sequence of the model RefSeq protein was modified relative to this genomic sequence to represent the inferred CDS: inserted 1 base in 1 codon) — protein MSKSSDSSRSLIPSFLYSSDHHRLFQSSEEPATTMTTHLKSRPLVSPTSSVSSSNGTASFAIATPSEKVEMYSPAYFAACTVAGMLCCGITHTAITPLDVIKCNMQIDPLKYKNITSAFKTTIKEQGLKGFTRGWSPTLLGYSAQGAFKYGLYEYSKKYYSDIVGPEYAAKYKTLIYLAGSASAEIVADVALCPMEAVKVRVXTQPGFARGLSDGLPKIIRSEGLRGLHKGLVPLWGRQIPYTMMKFATFENTVELIYKKVMPTPKEECSKPVQLGVSFAGGYIAGIFCAAISHPADNLVSFLNNSKGATVADAVKKLGLWGMFTRGLPLRIFMIGTLTGAQWVIYDAVKVLAGLPTTGGASPAATALAPSVSA, from the exons ATGTCCAAGTCCAGCGACTCAAGCAGATCTTTGATCCCGAGCTTTCTCTACTCGTCCGATCATCATCGTCTGTTTCAGTCGTCGGAGGAGCCAGCTACGACCATGACGACTCATCTCAAATCACGGCCGCTGGTTTCTCCGACTTCTTCAGTCTCATCATCTAACGGTACCGCCAGTTTCGCCATCGCGACGCCGAGCGAGAAAGTAGAAATGTACTCGCCAGCGTATTTCGCGGCGTGTACGGTGGCCGGGATGTTATGCTGCGGTATCACGCACACGGCGATTACGCCACTTGATGTCATCAAATGCAACATGCAG ATTGATCCATTGAAGTACAAGAACATAACTTCTGCTTTCAAGACAACCATCAAAGAGCAAGGGCTCAAGGGTTTCACAAGAGGCTGGTCACCGACGCTTCTCGGGTACAGTGCACAGGGAGCTTTTAAATACGGTCTCTATGAGTACTCCAAGAAGTACTACTCAGATATTGTTGGCCCAGAATACGCAGCTAAGTACAAGACCTTGATTTACCTAGCTGGCTCGGCCTCTGCGGAAATCGTTGCTGATGTGGCTCTCTGTCCAATGGAAGCGGTCAAAGTCAGGG CAACTCAGCCTGGTTTCGCCCGCGGTTTATCTGATGGTTTACCAAAGATCATCAGATCCGAAGGCCTTCGAGGGTTGCACAAAGGACTTGTTCCTCTCTGGGGACGCCAGATTCCAT ATACGATGATGAAATTTGCTACTTTTGAAAACACTGTGGAGCTCATATACAAGAAAGTGATGCCTACACCAAAAGAGGAGTGCTCGAAGCCAGTTCAGCTTGGGGTTAGCTTTGCAGGTGGATACATTGCTGGAATTTTCTGCGCCGCCATCTCGCATCCTGCAGATAACTTAGTATCTTTCCTCAACAACTCTAAAGGAGCAACCGTTGCTGAT GCAGTAAAGAAGCTAGGGTTATGGGGTATGTTTACACGTGGCCTTCCTCTTCGCATTTTCATGATAGGAACACTCACTGGCGCGCAGTGGGTTATCTATGATGCTGTCAAAGTTTTAGCTGGATT GCCAACCACTGGTGGTGCTTCTCCAGCAGCTACTGCGCTTGCTCCATCTGTAAGTGCATAA
- the LOC104780707 gene encoding coiled-coil domain-containing protein SCD2 isoform X2 encodes MDRRRAGSPVYGRQWSESSNSTEATSPAMSPAHRKQLGGVGGFSTVKRTQNVAAKAAAQRLAKVMALQNKDNGDDDDEDEDEDLSLRFASPSLKPARHAPSSLSSTGSNSSNGNSNLPAVSFVPRNRSPSPALGRNFAEQVPSVRSASTRRPSISARSTTPTPYLMPPSRVSVKTPVSIPPLDPPTRSRDKRFYADVPSVNSKEKGDQREASALRDELDMLQEENEIVLDKLRRAEEKRVEAEARAKELEKQVASLGEGVSLEAKLLSRKEAALRQREAALNAAKQKKSGKDEEIGSLRAELENLKDEATAAAERLQEAESEAKSLRTMTQRMILTQDEMEEVVLKRCWLARYWDLAVQHGICADIAPSRHEHWSALAPLPFELVTSAAQKAKELSWDKGGNGRSKVARDLSDLTGEGNIESMLSVEMGLRELASLKVEDAVVLAFAQQRKLSLVRQTVSDSKGHGESRFIDAYELGEAEQEDVAFKQAWLMYFWGRAKLHGVEEDIAEERVQLWISRSSGKSQTTSHDALDVERGLIELRKLGIEQQLWEASRREIDQLPSPTSSNHELDADS; translated from the exons ATGGATCGGAGGAGGGCGGGTAGCCCAGTGTATGGTCGCCAGTGGAGCGAATCATCGAACAGTACGGAAGCGACATCTCCGGCGATGTCTCCTGCTCACCGGAAGCAACTCGGAGGTGTCGGAGGTTTCTCCACCGTCAAACGGACTCAGAACGTAGCTGCCAAAGCGGCTGCTCAACGATTGGCTAAGGTCATGGCCTTGCAGAACAAAGACAACGGAGACgacgatgatgaagacgaagacgaagatctAAGTCTCAGATTCGCATCCCCTTCTCTTAAACCTGCTCGTCATGCgccttcttctctttcctccaCTGGAAGCAATAGCAGCAACGGGAACAGTAATTTGCCGGCGGTTTCCTTCGTTCCCCGAAATAGATCGCCGTCGCCTGCG TTAGGCAGAAACTTCGCCGAACAAGTGCCATCAGTGCGTTCTGCTTCGACCCGAAGGCCGTCAATCTCTGCTAGATCCACGACTCCGACTCCTTATCTAATGCCGCCTAGTAGGGTGTCGGTGAAAACTCCGGTTTCTATTCCTCCACTTGATCCTCCAACTAGGAGCAGAGATAAGAG gttttatgcTGATGTACCATCcgtaaattcaaaagaaaagggTGATCAGCGGGAAGCTTCAGCTCTTCGTGATGAA CTGGATATGCTACAAGAGGAGAATGAGATTGTACTGGATAAG CTTCGTCGTGCTGAAGAAAAAAGGGTGGAAGCAGAAGCTAGGGCTAAGGAGCTTGAGAAACAG GTTGCCTCTCTTGGAGAAGGAGTGTCTCTGGAGGCAAAATTGTTAAGCAG GAAGGAAGCAGCATTGCGTCAAAGAGAG GCTGCTCTAAATGCTGCTAAACAGAAAAAGAGCGGGAAGGATGAGGAAATTGGTTCCCTACGTGCAGAACTTGAG AATTTGAAAGACGAAGCCACAGCTGCTGCAGAACGGCTTCAAGAAGCGGAATCCGAAGCAAAGTCTCTTCGCACAATGACTCAAAGGATGATTTTAACACAGGACGAAATG GAAGAAGTAGTCTTGAAGAGATGCTGGCTTGCCCGGTATTGGGATTTGGCTGTACAACATG GCATCTGTGCGGATATAGCACCATCTAGGCATGAGCACTGGTCAGCATTGGCTCCTCTTCCATTTGAGCTCGTCACCTCTGCAGCACAGAAAGCCAAGGAGTTATCCTGGGATAAAG GTGGGAATGGTCGGAGTAAGGTTGCTAGAGATTTGAGTGATCTAACTGGAGAAGGAAATATTGAAAGTATGCTTTCAGTTGAGATGGGATTGAGAGAGCTAGCATCATTAAAG GTCGAGGATGCGGTTGTGCTTGCATTCGCCCAGCAGAGAAAACTGAGTTTGGTTCGTCAAACTGTTTCTG ACTCCAAAGGTCATGGAGAATCCAGATTTATCGATGCATATG AATTGGGTGAAGCGGAACAAGAAGATGTTGCCTTCAAGCAG GCATGGCTGATGTACTTCTGGGGCAGAGCTAAGTTACACGGTGTGGAAGAAGACATCGCAGAGGAACGCGTCCAGTTGTGGATCAGCCGTAGCAGCGGGAAATCTCAGACAACCTCTCATGATGCCTTGGATG TGGAAAGAGGGTTGATAGAGCTAAGGAAACTGGGAATAGAGCAACAGCTGTGGGAAGCTTCTCGAAGAGAAATCGATCAGCTTCCATCTCCTACTTCTTCGAATCACGAACTTGATGCAGATTCATAG
- the LOC104780707 gene encoding coiled-coil domain-containing protein SCD2 isoform X1: MDRRRAGSPVYGRQWSESSNSTEATSPAMSPAHRKQLGGVGGFSTVKRTQNVAAKAAAQRLAKVMALQNKDNGDDDDEDEDEDLSLRFASPSLKPARHAPSSLSSTGSNSSNGNSNLPAVSFVPRNRSPSPALGRNFAEQVPSVRSASTRRPSISARSTTPTPYLMPPSRVSVKTPVSIPPLDPPTRSRDKRFYADVPSVNSKEKGDQREASALRDELDMLQEENEIVLDKXRRAEEKRVEAEARAKELEKQVASLGEGVSLEAKLLSRKEAALRQREAALNAAKQKKSGKDEEIGSLRAELENLKDEATAAAERLQEAESEAKSLRTMTQRMILTQDEMEEVVLKRCWLARYWDLAVQHGICADIAPSRHEHWSALAPLPFELVTSAAQKAKELSWDKGGNGRSKVARDLSDLTGEGNIESMLSVEMGLRELASLKVEDAVVLAFAQQRKLSLVRQTVSDSKGHGESRFIDAYELGEAEQEDVAFKQAWLMYFWGRAKLHGVEEDIAEERVQLWISRSSGKSQTTSHDALDVERGLIELRKLGIEQQLWEASRREIDQLPSPTSSNHELDADS; encoded by the exons ATGGATCGGAGGAGGGCGGGTAGCCCAGTGTATGGTCGCCAGTGGAGCGAATCATCGAACAGTACGGAAGCGACATCTCCGGCGATGTCTCCTGCTCACCGGAAGCAACTCGGAGGTGTCGGAGGTTTCTCCACCGTCAAACGGACTCAGAACGTAGCTGCCAAAGCGGCTGCTCAACGATTGGCTAAGGTCATGGCCTTGCAGAACAAAGACAACGGAGACgacgatgatgaagacgaagacgaagatctAAGTCTCAGATTCGCATCCCCTTCTCTTAAACCTGCTCGTCATGCgccttcttctctttcctccaCTGGAAGCAATAGCAGCAACGGGAACAGTAATTTGCCGGCGGTTTCCTTCGTTCCCCGAAATAGATCGCCGTCGCCTGCG TTAGGCAGAAACTTCGCCGAACAAGTGCCATCAGTGCGTTCTGCTTCGACCCGAAGGCCGTCAATCTCTGCTAGATCCACGACTCCGACTCCTTATCTAATGCCGCCTAGTAGGGTGTCGGTGAAAACTCCGGTTTCTATTCCTCCACTTGATCCTCCAACTAGGAGCAGAGATAAGAG gttttatgcTGATGTACCATCcgtaaattcaaaagaaaagggTGATCAGCGGGAAGCTTCAGCTCTTCGTGATGAA CTGGATATGCTACAAGAGGAGAATGAGATTGTACTGGATAAG NTTCGTCGTGCTGAAGAAAAAAGGGTGGAAGCAGAAGCTAGGGCTAAGGAGCTTGAGAAACAG GTTGCCTCTCTTGGAGAAGGAGTGTCTCTGGAGGCAAAATTGTTAAGCAG GAAGGAAGCAGCATTGCGTCAAAGAGAG GCTGCTCTAAATGCTGCTAAACAGAAAAAGAGCGGGAAGGATGAGGAAATTGGTTCCCTACGTGCAGAACTTGAG AATTTGAAAGACGAAGCCACAGCTGCTGCAGAACGGCTTCAAGAAGCGGAATCCGAAGCAAAGTCTCTTCGCACAATGACTCAAAGGATGATTTTAACACAGGACGAAATG GAAGAAGTAGTCTTGAAGAGATGCTGGCTTGCCCGGTATTGGGATTTGGCTGTACAACATG GCATCTGTGCGGATATAGCACCATCTAGGCATGAGCACTGGTCAGCATTGGCTCCTCTTCCATTTGAGCTCGTCACCTCTGCAGCACAGAAAGCCAAGGAGTTATCCTGGGATAAAG GTGGGAATGGTCGGAGTAAGGTTGCTAGAGATTTGAGTGATCTAACTGGAGAAGGAAATATTGAAAGTATGCTTTCAGTTGAGATGGGATTGAGAGAGCTAGCATCATTAAAG GTCGAGGATGCGGTTGTGCTTGCATTCGCCCAGCAGAGAAAACTGAGTTTGGTTCGTCAAACTGTTTCTG ACTCCAAAGGTCATGGAGAATCCAGATTTATCGATGCATATG AATTGGGTGAAGCGGAACAAGAAGATGTTGCCTTCAAGCAG GCATGGCTGATGTACTTCTGGGGCAGAGCTAAGTTACACGGTGTGGAAGAAGACATCGCAGAGGAACGCGTCCAGTTGTGGATCAGCCGTAGCAGCGGGAAATCTCAGACAACCTCTCATGATGCCTTGGATG TGGAAAGAGGGTTGATAGAGCTAAGGAAACTGGGAATAGAGCAACAGCTGTGGGAAGCTTCTCGAAGAGAAATCGATCAGCTTCCATCTCCTACTTCTTCGAATCACGAACTTGATGCAGATTCATAG
- the LOC104780709 gene encoding chaperone protein ClpC2, chloroplastic-like — MGRLVAHFTAPFFCPGRHVQSKEYRNPRGSVKMMFSSQAPVLKIQCFTGLKASNALDFRARPSHQDFVSKVNLNISYRMEKARRCVPKAMFERFTEKAIKVIMLSQEEARRLGHNFVGTEQILLGLIGEGTGIAAKVLKSMGINLKDSRVEVEKIIGRGSGFVAVEIPFTPRAKRVLELSLEEARQLGHNYIGSEHLLLGLLREGEGVAARVLENLGADPSNIRTQVIRMVGENNEVTASVGGGSSSNSKMPTLEEYGTNLTKLAEEGKLDPVVGRQPQIERVVQILARRTKNNPCLIGEPGVGKTAIAEGLAQRIASGDVPETIEGKTVITLDMGLLVAGTKYRGEFEERLKKLMEEIRQSDDIILFIDEVHTLIGAGAAEGAIDAANILKPALARGELQCIGATTLDEYRKHIEKDPALERRFQPVKVPEPTVEEAIQILHGLRERYEIHHKLRYTDEALVAAAQLSHQYISDRFLPDKAIDLIDEAGSRVRLRHAQVPEEARELEKQLRQITKEKNEAVRGQDFEKAGSHRDREIELRAEIAAVLAKGKEVTKAENEAEEGGPTVTESDIQHIVATWTGIPVEKVSSDESSRLLQMEQTLHTRVIGQDEAVKAISRAIRRARVGLKNPNRPIASFIFSGPTGVGKSELAKALAAYYFGSEEAMIRLDMSEFMERHTVSKLIGSPPGYVGYTEGGQLTEAVRRRPYTLVLFDEIEKAHPDVFNMMLQILEDGRLTDSKGRTVDFKNTLLIMTSNVGSSVIEKGGRRIGFDLDHDEKDSSYNRIKSLVTEELKQYFRPEFLNRLDEMIVFRQLTKLEVKEIADIMLKEVVARLEVKEIELQVTERFKERVVDEGFDPSYGARPLRRAIMRLLEDSMAEKMLSRDIKEGDSVIVDVDAEGSVVVLNGNNGRAGGFVAEDVMEDPIPIL; from the exons ATGGGTAGGTTGGTAGCTCATTTTACAGCTCCTTTCTTTTGTCCCGGAAGGCATGTGCAGTCCAAAGAATACAGAAACCCAAGAGGGTCTGTGAAGATGATGTTCAGTTCACAAGCACCTGTTTTGAAAATTCAGTGCTTCACAGGGTTAAAGGcttccaatgcattggattttagGGCAAGGCCTAGTCATCAAGATTTCGTTTCTAAGGTTAACCTTAATATCTCATATCGTATGGAAAAAGCTAGGCGATGTGTACCAAAAGCCATGTTTGAGCGGTTTACCGAGAAAGCAATTAAGGTTATTATGCTGTCTCAAGAGGAAGCTCGGAGGCTTGGCCATAACTTTGTTGGGACTGAGCAAATATTGTTAGGTCTAATTGGAGAAGGGACTGGGATTGCTGCCAAGGTTCTTAAATCCATGGGGATTAATCTTAAAGATTCTCGTGTAGAGGTTGAAAAGATCATTGGAAGAGGCAGTGGATTTGTGGCAGTGGAGATCCCATTTACTCCTCGTGCAAAGCGTGTCCTCGAGTTGTCACTAGAAGAAGCTCGACAACTTG GGCATAACTACATTGGTTCAGAGCACCTTTTGCTTGGTCTTCTTCGTGAAGGAGAGGGTGTGGCAGCTCGTGTTTTGGAGAATTTGGGTGCAGATCCTAGTAACATCCGGACGCAG gTTATACGTATGGTTGGGGAAAACAATGAAGTCACAGCAAGCGTTGGTGGAGGAAGCAGCAGTAACAGCAAAATGCCAACACTAGAAGAATATGGGACTAACTTAACTAAACTAGCAGAGGAG GGTAAACTGGATCCAGTTGTTGGAAGACAGCCTCAGATCGAACGAGTGGTCCAGATCTTGGCTCGAAGAACCAAGAACAACCCTTGTCTTATTGGAGAACCTGGAGTTGGTAAGACAGCAATAGCTGAAGGACTTGCACAACGAATTGCTAGTGGTGATGTTCCTGAAACAATTGAGGGGAAGACG GTTATAACGCTTGATATGGGTCTTCTAGTGGCTGGAACGAAGTACCGTGGAGAATTCGAGGAAAGACTGAAGAAGCTTATGGAGGAAATCAGGCAGAGTGATGACATAATTCTGTTTATTGATGAAGTGCACACGTTGATTGGTGCAGGAGCCGCTGAAGGTGCCATCGATGCTGCTAACATCTTAAAGCCAGCTCTTGCAAGAGGTGAATTgcag TGTATTGGTGCAACAACATTGGATGAGTACAGGAAGCACATTGAGAAAGATCCAGCATTGGAGAGACGGTTCCAGCCTGTCAAGGTACCTGAACCAACTGTAGAGGAAGCTATTCAGATCTTGCACGGTTTGCGTGAGCGTTATGAGATTCACCACAAACTTCGGTACACTGATGAGGCCTTGGTTGCTGCTGCTCAACTGTCACATCAGTACATCag TGATCGGTTTCTTCCAGACAAAGCGATTGACTTGATTGATGAAGCTGGGTCTAGGGTTCGGCTACGCCATGCTCAG GTTCCTGAGGAAGCTAGAGAGCTTGAAAAGCAACTCAGGCAAATCACTAAGGAGAAGAATGAAGCTGTGCGAGGCCAAGACTTTGAGAAG GCTGGTTCTCATCGCGACCGTGAAATAGAGCTCAGGGCTGAGATAGCTGCTGTTTTAGCTAAAGGCAAAGAAGTGACCAAAGCCGAGAATGAAGCTGAGGAAGGAGGTCCTACTGTCACGGAATCGGACATCCAACACATTGTCGCCACCTGGACAGGAATCCCAGTAGAAAAAGTCTCGTCTGATGAATCTAGCCGTCTTCTTCAAATGGAGCAGACTCTTCACACAAGAGTCATTGGCCAAGATGAAGCTGTCAAAGCCATCAGTCGGGCTATCCGCCGTGCCCGTGTTGGACTCAAGAACCCAAACCGTCCTATCGCCAGTTTCATCTTCTCTGGTCCAACTGGTGTAGGGAAATCAGAGCTTGCCAAGGCCTTGGCTGCTTACTACTTCGGTTCAGAAGAAGCGATGATCCGTCTTGACATGAGTGAGTTCATGGAACGACACACAGTTTCAAAACTCATTGGTTCACCTCCTGGTTACGTAGGATATACAGAAGGAGGTCAGTTAACTGAGGCGGTTCGACGCAGGCCCTACACACTTGTTCTCTTTGACGAAATCGAGAAAGCCCATCCTGATGTTTTCAACATGATGCTTCAGATCCTAGAAGACGGTAGACTAACTGATAGCAAAGGAAGAACTGTCGATTTCAAGAACACGCTTCTCATCATGACTTCAAATGTAGGAAGCAGTGTGATCGAAAAAGGTGGTAGAAGAATTGGGTTTGATCTCGACCATGACGAGAAAGATAGCAGCTACAACAGAATCAAGAGCTTAGTGACTGAGGAACTAAAACAGTATTTCAGACCGGAGTTCTTGAACAGGTTAGATGAGATGATTGTCTTCAGACAGTTGACGAAGCTGGAAGTCAAGGAGATTGCTGATATAATGCTGAAAGAGGTGGTGGCGAGACTTGAGGTCAAAGAGATTGAGCTTCAGGTGACTGAGAGGTTTAAAGAGAGAGTGGTGGATGAAGGATTCGACCCGAGTTATGGTGCGAGGCCGCTTAGACGAGCGATTATGAGGCTTTTGGAGGATAGCATGGCAGAGAAGATGCTTTCAAGGGACATTAAAGAAGGAGATTCTGTGATTGTTGATGTGGATGCCGAAGGAAGTGTGGTTGTGTTAAATGGTAACAATGGACGTGCTGGTGGTTTTGTTGCTGAAGATGTCATGGAAGATCCAATTCCAATATTGTAG
- the LOC104780710 gene encoding F-box/LRR-repeat protein At3g48880, with product MEEEYESRRMRRWEELDTDILVRIFQKFSVFELTSGLAHVCRGWRAACCDPILWKTLNLSHMRSSFIKIPLEPYVYVERRSDEALTRILKLSMNLSGGNTRTLIFHFNLFLSDDQLTYTAERCPGLRRVVLPAWNRIKKTGICKAIRIWKDLESLTMPSIANPPYLLTEIAKNCKNFKELKIMGPFEVFFANTLITCLPNLKILSLRCSAIKREALVKILDGLQSLEVLNISHSHLVEYSSWQPQQKVIVRDLDKTIMEKTARLKRFLTCMEHKTCLMCQRTENDEGIVRWYKYEEGGWKVDEVSSLHL from the exons ATGGAAGAAGAGTATGAGAGTCGTCGAATGAGGAGATGGGAAGAGTTGGACACTGACATCTTAGTAAGAATTTTCCAGAAGTTTAGCGTCTTTGAGCTGACTTCGGGATTAGCTCATGTTTGTAGAGGATGGAGAGCTGCTTGTTGCGATCCTATTCTTTGGAAGACTCTTAATTTGTCACACATGAGATCTAGTTTCATCAAGATCCCATTAGAGCCTTATGTCTATGTTGAACGCCGCTCTGATGAGGCCCTGACCCGCATCCTGAAACTCTCCATGAACCTTAGCGGAGGAAACACTAGGACCTTGATCTTCCATTTCAACTTGTTTCTGAGTGATGATCAGCTTACTTACACCGCTGAAAg GTGTCCAGGGTTGAGACGGGTTGTCCTTCCAGCTTGGAACAGAATAAAGAAGACTGGTATATGCAAAGCTATAAGGATCTGGAAAGATCTAGAGTCACTAACAATGCCGAGCATCGCAAACCCGCCTTATCTCTTGACAGAAATCGCCAAGAACTGCAAGAATTTTAAAGAGCTCAAGATCATGGGTCCATTCGAAGTCTTCTTTGCAAACACGCTCATCACTTGCCTCCCAAACCTCAAAATCCTCAGCCTTAGATGCTCGGCTATAAAGCGGGAAGCGCTCGTGAAAATCCTTGACGGATTACAGAGCCTTGAAGTGCTCAACATATCACACTCTCACCTGGTGGAGTACAGCAGTTGGCAACCGCAGCAGAAGGTGATTGTTAGAGATCTTGATAAGACGATAATGGAGAAAACAGCGAGGTTGAAGCGGTTTTTGACTTGTATGGAGCACAAGACGTGTTTGATGTGCCAGAGGACAGAAAATGATGAAGGGATAGTGCGATGGTATAAGTACGAGGAAGGAGGGTGGAAGGTTGATGAAGTGAgttctcttcatctttga
- the LOC104780711 gene encoding membrane steroid-binding protein 2-like — MVLQIWETLKETITAYTGLSPAAFFTVLALAFAVYQVVSGFFVSDEVHRPRSLEVHPESDPLPPPVQLGEITEEDLKLYDGSDSKKPLLMAIKGQIYDVSQSRMFYGPGGPYALFAGKDASRALAKMSFEEQDLTGDISGLGAFELDALQDWEYKFMSKYVKVGTIQKKDEEGNKTSETSEAKATSAEGLSTDVGEEASETKAVSAEGLSTNNEREASAVTHDETSRGIDEKIAETTEKKDDHDVAKE, encoded by the exons ATGGTTCTGCAAATATGGGAGACGTTGAAAGAAACCATCACAGCTTACACGGGACTATCTCCAGCTGCGTTTTTCACCGTACTAGCTCTCGCTTTCGCCGTTTACCAAGTCGTCTCCGGTTTTTTCGTCTCTGACGAAGTTCACCGACCTCGTTCTTTGGAGGTACATCCCGAATCTGACCCTCTTCCGCCGCCTGTTCAGCTCGGAGAAATCACCGAGGAGGATCTTAAGCTGTATGACGGCTCCGATTCCAAAAAGCCCCTTCTTATGGCCATCAAGGGTCAGATCTATGATGTTTCCCAGAGCAG AATGTTCTATGGACCAGGTGGGCCGTATGCTCTGTTTGCAGGGAAAGATGCGAGCCGAGCTCTGGCTAAGATGTCGTTTGAGGAGCAAGACTTGACTGGTGATATCTCAGGTCTCGGTGCATTTGAGCTAGATGCGTTACAAGACTGGGAGTACAAGTTCATGAGCAAGTATGTCAAGGTCGGAACCATTCAAAAGAAGGATGAGGAAGGCAACAAAACTTCAGAAACTTCCGAAGCAAAGGCTACCTCTGCGGAAGGTCTTTCTACAGACGTTGGAGAAGAAGCTTCCGAAACAAAGGCTGTCTCTGCGGAAGGTCTTTCTACAAACAATGAACGAGAAGCTTCCGCAGTTACCCATGATGAAACTTCTAGAGGTATAGACGAGAAAATCGCGGAAACCACTGAGAAGAAGGATGATCATGATGTTGCAAAGGAGTAA